The following proteins are co-located in the Candidatus Poribacteria bacterium genome:
- a CDS encoding ROK family protein: MKKHIVGIDIGGTKLATVVADRRGHILGKVRKPTFSEKGPEYAIDLLFDMVREVVSQAGLEQTSISAIGVSCGGPLDTKTGIVYSPPNLPGWDALPLKAKLESEFQVPVTIENDANASALAEFRFGGGRGYSAVLYMTMSTGIGGGIVINGQVYHGANDSAGEVGHQILLPDGPRCGCGKQGCLEALCSGPAIARRAQTAIQKQLENGKASTALLALADGQIEGVKSEHVLAAARTGDALALELVQETAYYMGWGIGNLVNILNPDIVLLGTIAIAAGDLLLDPIRETVSKFAMTRPAEAVHIAPAQLGDALGDLAAIALVV; this comes from the coding sequence GGCAAGGTGCGTAAACCGACGTTCTCAGAAAAGGGACCGGAATATGCGATCGATTTGCTGTTTGATATGGTGCGTGAAGTTGTCAGTCAAGCCGGTTTGGAACAGACATCTATTTCAGCGATAGGCGTGAGTTGTGGCGGTCCGTTGGATACGAAGACTGGGATTGTCTATTCTCCTCCGAACTTACCCGGCTGGGACGCGCTACCGCTTAAAGCAAAATTGGAATCTGAATTTCAGGTACCAGTGACGATTGAGAACGACGCGAATGCGAGTGCGCTCGCAGAGTTCAGGTTCGGCGGTGGACGTGGCTATAGTGCGGTCCTCTATATGACGATGAGTACAGGTATCGGGGGTGGTATTGTTATCAATGGTCAGGTTTACCACGGTGCCAATGACAGTGCCGGTGAGGTAGGACATCAGATACTTCTACCGGATGGACCCCGCTGTGGCTGTGGAAAACAGGGATGCCTTGAGGCACTCTGTTCCGGTCCTGCTATCGCACGCCGCGCACAGACTGCAATACAAAAGCAGCTGGAGAACGGGAAGGCATCAACGGCACTATTAGCACTTGCCGACGGACAAATTGAAGGTGTCAAATCGGAGCATGTACTCGCCGCGGCGCGCACGGGCGATGCTTTAGCTTTAGAACTCGTTCAGGAGACAGCATATTACATGGGCTGGGGTATCGGAAATTTGGTCAACATCTTGAACCCTGACATCGTTTTACTCGGAACGATCGCAATTGCCGCTGGTGATCTCTTACTCGATCCGATTCGGGAGACAGTTTCAAAGTTTGCAATGACCCGTCCTGCAGAAGCGGTTCATATCGCGCCTGCCCAATTAGGTGATGCGTTGGGTGACCTCGCTGCCATCGCATTAGTCGTCTGA